GGCCATACTGCTGCATCCCACCCTCTGCCTCTACAATTGCTCCTCTGAGTATGACAGGCTCCCAGGTAGCTATTCCCCAAAACAACTATTTATTGTTAATTTTTGGAGTTTGGGTTTTGGAGTTTGTTCCGTCATGTTTTTGAAGATAGCTCAGACCTGACAGCCGACTGCGGCATCACCACGATCACGCTGGAGCTCAACCTGTGCACGGCCCAGTGGGCGGGATTCAATTCGTCTAGCATGGCGCTAAACGGGGAGCACAACGTGACAGAGTGCCAGGGTTCCATTGACTCCAGTGTGGATCCCCCCATCATTCGTTACCTGCTTCCGGTCAACCACAGTGACCAAAACCCCTGCCGACAATCCCTGCAGGTCAGAACCATGTCTGGTGGAAGATGATTGGATAGTGCGGTAGTCACAGACAAAAGATTTCCTGGATGTGTTGGGGCAGAAAAAAAGTCCAATATTCACATCAACAATATATGACAAATGACTTTTCAAATTCACTTACATGATGACTTTGCTTTGGCTCTGTTCCGATTAAGATTGTGGATGAGACTCCGGACCCCACGGGACCCTTCAGCAACTTCCTCAGCATCCAGTCGGTCATCATCACAGGCTTCGTCGACACCCCCAGAACTGAGCAGGGCGTGATCAGTTACAACACGGACCTCTACTATCATTTCTCCTGCCGCTATCCCTTAGAGTACCTTGTCAACAACACACAGATAGTGGCGTGAGTAACCATGGAAACTACTGGCtagttaattttaattttaattttaattttaattttaattttaattttaattttaattttaattttaattttaattttaattttaattatttattcatttattcatttattcatttattcatttattcatttattcatttattcatttattcatttattcatttattcatttattcatttattcatttattcatttattcatttattcatttatttattttgaacaaatatcggttcttttgtttcttgattgatttcattttttttcctggcgTGTATTTTTAGCTCTTCGGTTTCGGTGGCAACGAATGACAACAATGGAAGCTTCGTTGACACGCTAAAAATGAACGTCTATAATGTAAGTAAGCTTGGACGTGTTCAGACGTGTAAATGCAAAAATTAATCTCTATTCAGTTTCTTtctggttttttttccatacatcTGTAGGACTCCGACTATGGCTACCCGTTAATCGTCCCCTCGTCAGGACTACAGCTACGAACGAGGATCTACGTGGAAGTAAAGGCTGTGAACCTGACTGCAAAGTAGGTCATAAAACTCTTAGAATAAACTTTAGCCAAACACGCTATGTTCCTTGGCAAAACACTAAGTGGTTGGCCTGTTTGCTCCAGCTTCCACGTGCTGTTGGATCACTGCTTCGGAACTCCCAGTGCTTATAATGTGTCGCAAACCGAGCAACACAATTTCTTCACTGGGTACGATTGCAAAAAACACACTTCTTGGATGGAAGACAGATATTGACCATCACATGTAATCGAAAACAGATTTTATGTTTGGACAACAGCTCACTGCCCAATGTtccaacatttgtgtttgtttacgATTAAAACTCGATTTCAGTGTAACAGCAATGTTAGTCAGAAGACCTTTTACGCTGCAATTTGTCGTTTGATAGAAATGTCAATATTTACTCCCCATCAGGTGTTCAGTGGACACAATGGCGGCAATAAATACCAACGGGAACTCGGATTTTGCCCGCTTTGATTTTGAGGCCTTCCGCTTTGTTCAACACCATGATCAGACCAAGTCTAGCATCTACCTACATTGCATTGTCAGACTCTGTGAGCCCACTAAATGTGAAGAACTCTTGAACGTGAGCAAAAACAAATcgtccattttttaaaatttcccTTGGTTAAAGACATTCCTTAAATTTAACATCTTTTGGTTATTCCTCAGGCTTgtaacaagagaaaaaaaaggtcctTGACTCCTTTCGGACAGGAGGGAAGAGACTCAGCCACTCTTTCCGTTGGACCACTTTACACCTCCGGAGAAGGTAGGAGGAGCCACTATTGACTTGTTTATGTATTTTGACAAATATTTGACTTTTCccccacttctttttttctttgcaaccCACAGACAGGCCTGCTGCAGAAACCTACAGTGAGTATATGTTGCTCACATGCATAGCTTTAGCTAGGAAGCATTCACATTTTTTTATCTTCTGTATACCATCAGGTGACAATAATTTGGAATCTCGGAATAATGACCTGAATGTGACGGGCCTGGTTGTTGGGGTGGTTTTTGGATCGGCCGCCTGCGCTCTGTTGGTTCTTGGCGGCTGGTTTGTACTCAAGAGGTTTTGGAGGACGCGCCATTTACCTCATGACTTCAACTGATCCCAATATTATGTTTACAACCCAAGATGTACTCCatctattaaaaaacaacaacatctcaTTAAACATCAGAAATCAAAGTAGCAAATATTTGCATTCATGTTATATTTCCAGCCATCTTCCAGTAGAAAATTGTTGAATGGATGAAaggcagttcaaattatttttgtgttaAAGCAAATGCCTTTATCTACTTCCTGTCATTCATTTGTACTGTAGTGTTTCCGTTCTTGTGAGattcaaataaaacacagaatCATTTCCAGTTA
This genomic window from Syngnathus typhle isolate RoL2023-S1 ecotype Sweden linkage group LG6, RoL_Styp_1.0, whole genome shotgun sequence contains:
- the LOC133155345 gene encoding zona pellucida-like domain-containing protein 1, which translates into the protein MPHSNKMSLIPLCLPLLAILLHPTLCLYNCSSEYDRLPDSSDLTADCGITTITLELNLCTAQWAGFNSSSMALNGEHNVTECQGSIDSSVDPPIIRYLLPVNHSDQNPCRQSLQIVDETPDPTGPFSNFLSIQSVIITGFVDTPRTEQGVISYNTDLYYHFSCRYPLEYLVNNTQIVASSVSVATNDNNGSFVDTLKMNVYNDSDYGYPLIVPSSGLQLRTRIYVEVKAVNLTANFHVLLDHCFGTPSAYNVSQTEQHNFFTGCSVDTMAAINTNGNSDFARFDFEAFRFVQHHDQTKSSIYLHCIVRLCEPTKCEELLNACNKRKKRSLTPFGQEGRDSATLSVGPLYTSGEGDNNLESRNNDLNVTGLVVGVVFGSAACALLVLGGWFVLKRFWRTRHLPHDFN